Part of the Magnetococcales bacterium genome, TGCGCGCCGTTCGGGATGCGGAGGGTCGCGTCCGGCTGGGGCATGGCCCTGTCGCCGCGATCCCCGACGTGGAGCGGGAGATCTATCGGGTGCTGTGTCTGGGATTGGCCGATTATGTGGCCAAGAACGGTTTCGAGGGGGTCGTGCTGGGCCTTTCCGGCGGCATCGATTCGGCCCTGACCGCCGTGATCTGCGCCGATGCGCTGGGGGCGGAGCGGGTGGAGACGGTGATGATGCCGTCGCCCTACACCTCACGAGAGAGTCTGGAGGATGCGGCGGATCTGGCCGCGCGGCTGGGGGTGCGGCTGATCTCCCTGGACATCGAACCGATGTTTGCCGCCTTCCGGAAACAGTTGGCCACCGAATTCGCCGGACTGGCGGAAGACGTGACGGAAGAGAACCTGCAACCGCGCATTCGCGCCACGCTGCTGATGGCCCTGTGCAACAAGAAGGGCCGCCTGCTGGTGACGACCGGCAACAAGAGCGAGATGAGCGTGGGTTACGCCACCCTTTACGGGGATATGGCCGGAGGCTTTTCCGTGTTGAAGGATCTGCTGAAGGAGTGGGTGTTTCGCCTGTCGAGGGCGCGCAACCGCTGGGCGGAAGAGGCGGGGGAGGCGCCCCCGATTCCGGAACGGGTGCTGGAGAAGCCGCCGACGGCGGAGTTGCGGCCCAACCAGAAGGACAGCGACTCCCTGCCGCCCTATCCGGTTCTGGATCCGATACTGGAGATGTACGTGGAACGGGAGTGCGGTATCGAAGAGATGGTGGCGCGGGGTTTCGACCGCGAAACGGTGTTGCGGGTGGTGCGGCTGGTGGATCGCAACGAGTACAAACGGCGGCAGGCCCCTCCGGGAGTCAAGGTGACGCAACGGGGCTTCGGCAAGGATCGCCGCTATCCCATCACCAACGGGTTTACGTTTTCCTGATGCGGACCCGAAGCGGGTTCTCTGCGGGGGAAGGATGAGTGGTCGATGAGGAGTGAGTCAGAGGTCAAGGAGAGCGCCGAGAGCAGCGCCCTGAAGGTGGGGGAGTTGTTGCGGCAGGTGCGGCAGAACAAGGGATTGAGTCTGGAAGAGGTTTCCCGGCAAACCCGCCTGCGTCTGATCCACGTGCGGGCTCTGGAGGAGGGGGAGCTGGGGCAGTTGCCGGGGCAGACCTTCGTGGTGGGTTTTTTGCGCATCTACGCGCGGCACCTGGGTTTGCAGGAAGAAGAGGTGGTGCAACGCTTCATGGCGGAGATGAAGGGCCGCAACGGCAAGTTGTCCACGCCCTTTTTCCCCCCTCCGCCTTCGACCTCCCGCAGTCGTCCCAGCCGCTGGATGGTGGTCATGGGACTGCTTCTGCTGCTGGCCGCGGGGGTGGCGGTGGAACGCTGGTATTGGGATCGGGAAGGGAGCGAATCGCCGCCGCGCTCCGTTCCGGAGGCATCCGGTCCGGTGAACCGTTCGGAAAAGAGCGTGGCCCCGGTCACGGGAGGGGGTGAGGTGGAGGGCAGCAAGCGGGTCACGGAGACCATGACCGTGCCGTTGACGCGCGAGGTCGTTTCGCTGCCGGAAGAGAACCGGCCCGCTTCCCAGGAGTTGCGGGAAAAGGCGGTGCGCGGTGAAACCGCCTCGGGAGAGGAGAGCGGCAAGGTGTGGAACTTCGGCGGGGATCCGCCGGAGCCTCCTGCAGGGGTGGACGAGGAGGAGGGGGCCGGAGGCGAATCCGGGAAACTGGTGCTTCTGGCCACCCAGAAGGTCTGGCTGCAGGTCAAGGACGGACGGGGTCATGTGGTGCGGGATGCCACCATGCGTCCGGGAGAACGCTACGAGGTTCCGGAGGGTTCGGGATATACCCTGAGTCTGGGCAATGCCGGCGGTCTGCAGTTCCGGGTCGGGGAGGGGGAAGCCGTGTTGCTGGGGCGCACCGGCGAGGTGGTGCGCGGCATGCCGCTGACGGTGCAGGCGCTGCGTGAACGCGCCGCGCGGCATTGAGCGGGAGTGGCCACGATGCATGAAGCGCAACCCTGGATCACAGCGCGACGCGCCAGCCGGTCCATTCGGGTGGGCACGGTCGAGGTGGGTGGCGAGGCGGCCATTTCGGTGCAGTCCATGACCAACACCGACACCCGGGACGTGGCGGCAACCTCGGCCCAGGTGCAGGCCCTGGCGGAAGCGGGCGCCGATATCGTGCGCATCTCCTGTCCGGATCGGGAGGCCGCGCTGGCCATGGGCCCCATACGGGCCGCCTCGCCGGTGCCCCTGATCGCCGACATCCATTTCGACCACCGCCTGGCCCTGCTGGCGCTGGAACAGGGCATCGACGGACTGCGCATCAATCCGGGCAACATCGGCTCCACGCAACGGGTGGCCGAGGTGGTGCGGGCGGCTCGGGAACGCATGGTGCCCATTCGCATCGGGGTCAACGCCGGATCGCTGGAGAAGGAGCTGCTGACCCGCTACGGCGAACCGTGTCCCGCCGCCATGGTGGAATCGGCCCTGCGCCACATCCGTATTCTGGAAGATCTCGACTACCGGGAGATCAAAATCAGCCTGAAGGCCAGCTCCGTCGGCATGACGGTGGCGGCCTATCGGGCTCTGGCCGCACAGGTGGACTATGCGCTGCACCTGGGCATCACCGAAGCGGGCGGGTTGCTGCCGGGCGCGGTGAAGTCGGCGGTGGGGCTGGGGCTGTTGCTCGCGGAAGGCATCGGCGATACCCTTCGGGTCTCCCTCTCCGCCGATCCGGTGGAAGAGGTGAAGGTCGGCTTCGAAATTCTCAAATCCCTGGGCTTGCGCCATCGCGGGGTCAACATCATCTCCTGCCCCACCTGCTCGCGACAGGAGTTTCAGGTGATCCGGGTGGTGGCGGAACTGGAAAAACGTCTGGCCCACATCCGGGAGCCGGTGAGCCTGTCGGTGATCGGCTGCGTGGTCAACGGTCCCGGCGAGGCGCGGGAGTCGGCGGTCGGCGTGGTGGGGGGGGACGGCGGCAACCTGCTCTATCTGCGGGGCGAGCCGGTGGGCAAGGTGGCGGAAGAGGCACTGATCGAGCGATTGGTGGCGGAAGTGGAACGGGCGGCGGCATTGGAAAGGAATCGCGTATCATGATGCAGGGCGTGCGAGGCATTCGGGACATCCTGCCGGCGGAAGTGCCCCACTGGCGGCTTTTGGAGGAGACGGCGCGGCGGATTTTCGCTCTGTACGCCTGCGAGGAGATCCGGGTGCCGATTCTGGAGGCGACGGCCCTCTTCACCCGTGCGGTGGGCGAA contains:
- a CDS encoding NAD+ synthase, with the protein product MECGIAIIQINATVGALERNLERVIRFLNQARQQGASLAVLPELVLTGYPPEDLLHKPAFLQRLARVEAGLAEAVEGLGMEVIYGSVRHSARGLVNAAVHRRGATETGYFAKHCLPNYGVFDEQRYFVPGEEAVCFTCCGLRVGVSVCEDLWADNSPIPQLVRNGAELLININASPYHVGKAREREEVARGHVLRHGLPLLYGNLVGGQDELVFDGGSFALDATGGVAGRCGACVEQILLLRAVRDAEGRVRLGHGPVAAIPDVEREIYRVLCLGLADYVAKNGFEGVVLGLSGGIDSALTAVICADALGAERVETVMMPSPYTSRESLEDAADLAARLGVRLISLDIEPMFAAFRKQLATEFAGLAEDVTEENLQPRIRATLLMALCNKKGRLLVTTGNKSEMSVGYATLYGDMAGGFSVLKDLLKEWVFRLSRARNRWAEEAGEAPPIPERVLEKPPTAELRPNQKDSDSLPPYPVLDPILEMYVERECGIEEMVARGFDRETVLRVVRLVDRNEYKRRQAPPGVKVTQRGFGKDRRYPITNGFTFS
- the ispG gene encoding flavodoxin-dependent (E)-4-hydroxy-3-methylbut-2-enyl-diphosphate synthase, coding for MHEAQPWITARRASRSIRVGTVEVGGEAAISVQSMTNTDTRDVAATSAQVQALAEAGADIVRISCPDREAALAMGPIRAASPVPLIADIHFDHRLALLALEQGIDGLRINPGNIGSTQRVAEVVRAARERMVPIRIGVNAGSLEKELLTRYGEPCPAAMVESALRHIRILEDLDYREIKISLKASSVGMTVAAYRALAAQVDYALHLGITEAGGLLPGAVKSAVGLGLLLAEGIGDTLRVSLSADPVEEVKVGFEILKSLGLRHRGVNIISCPTCSRQEFQVIRVVAELEKRLAHIREPVSLSVIGCVVNGPGEARESAVGVVGGDGGNLLYLRGEPVGKVAEEALIERLVAEVERAAALERNRVS
- a CDS encoding helix-turn-helix domain-containing protein, with the protein product MRSESEVKESAESSALKVGELLRQVRQNKGLSLEEVSRQTRLRLIHVRALEEGELGQLPGQTFVVGFLRIYARHLGLQEEEVVQRFMAEMKGRNGKLSTPFFPPPPSTSRSRPSRWMVVMGLLLLLAAGVAVERWYWDREGSESPPRSVPEASGPVNRSEKSVAPVTGGGEVEGSKRVTETMTVPLTREVVSLPEENRPASQELREKAVRGETASGEESGKVWNFGGDPPEPPAGVDEEEGAGGESGKLVLLATQKVWLQVKDGRGHVVRDATMRPGERYEVPEGSGYTLSLGNAGGLQFRVGEGEAVLLGRTGEVVRGMPLTVQALRERAARH